A section of the Mycolicibacterium anyangense genome encodes:
- a CDS encoding TetR/AcrR family transcriptional regulator, with the protein MRRPGRPAGNTSDTRERILTNARELFARNGIDKTSIRTIAAAAGVDSALVHHYFGTKQQLFAAAIRMPIDPTVVIARMRETPLTDLGHTLPATLVALWDSEMGDALVATMRSMLAGADVGLIRTFIEDVITAEIAPRVDSPAGTGRLRVQFVASQMLGVAIARYIVVVEPFASLPPEQIAAVIGPTLQRYLTGDLPTL; encoded by the coding sequence GTGAGGCGCCCGGGACGCCCGGCGGGCAACACCTCCGACACCCGCGAACGCATCCTGACAAACGCCCGGGAGTTGTTCGCGCGCAATGGAATCGACAAGACCTCGATTCGCACCATCGCTGCTGCGGCCGGGGTGGACTCGGCGCTGGTGCACCACTATTTCGGCACCAAACAGCAGTTGTTCGCCGCGGCCATCCGGATGCCGATCGACCCGACCGTCGTGATCGCCCGGATGCGGGAGACCCCGCTGACCGACCTCGGCCACACCCTGCCGGCCACCCTGGTCGCGTTATGGGACTCCGAGATGGGTGACGCCCTGGTGGCCACCATGCGGTCCATGCTGGCCGGTGCCGACGTCGGTCTGATCCGGACGTTCATCGAGGACGTGATCACCGCCGAGATCGCTCCGCGCGTCGACAGTCCGGCCGGCACCGGCCGACTGCGGGTGCAGTTCGTCGCCTCGCAGATGCTCGGTGTCGCGATCGCCCGCTACATCGTGGTCGTCGAGCCGTTCGCCTCGCTACCACCCGAGCAGATCGCCGCGGTGATCGGCCCCACCCTGCAGCGCTACCTCACCGGCGACTTGCCCACGCTCTAG
- a CDS encoding Trm112 family protein gives MLDDKLLSILVCPADRGPLLLVDGLLYNPRLHKAYRVEDGIPVLLVDEAVDVSPQEHERLIAGSAS, from the coding sequence GTGCTGGACGACAAGCTTCTCAGCATCCTGGTGTGCCCGGCTGACCGTGGCCCGCTGCTGTTAGTCGATGGCCTGCTCTACAACCCGCGCCTGCACAAGGCGTACCGCGTCGAAGACGGCATCCCGGTGTTGTTGGTCGACGAGGCCGTCGACGTCAGCCCGCAGGAGCACGAGCGCCTGATAGCGGGCTCGGCTTCCTAG
- a CDS encoding acyl-CoA synthetase: MDLNLSAVTRPVERLMATAQNGFEVLRWGGLETGVVPSPFQIVESKPMYKLRRYFPPDARPGQPPAGPPVLMVHPMMMSANMWDVTQEDGAVGILHAAGIDPWVIDFGSPDEVEGGMERTLTDHIVALNEAIDAVKEATGQSVHLAGYSQGGMFCYQTAAYRQSKDIASIVAFGSPVDTLAALPMGIPPNLGAVAADFMADHVFNRIDIPGWLARTGFQMLDPLKTAKARIDFVRQLHDREALLPREQQRRFLDSEGWIAWSGPAVSELLKQFIAHNRMMTGGFVINEQLVTLSDITCPVLAFVGEVDDIGQPASVRGIKRAAPGADVYEVMIRAGHFGLVVGSKAATATWPTVADWVLWLAGRDARPAAISPMPDSTAEPEDSGVALSSRIMHGVAEASGLAASLVRGVADAVVTTNKSMRTLAVETARTLPRLVRLGQINDHTRISLGRIIDEQADGAPNGEFLLFDGRVHTYQAVNRRINNVVRGLIAVGVRQGVRVGVLMDTRPSALVAIAALSRLGAVAVLMPPDADLAEAVRLGGVTEVITDPGTLEVARTLPVQILVLGGGETRDLNLPQDSGVIDMEKIDPDAVSLPGWYRPNPGFARDLAFVAFSTVGGGLVPKQITNYRWALSAFGTASAAALGRSDTVYCLTPLHHQSGLLVSLGGAVVGGARIALSRGLQPDRFSAEIRQYGVTVVSYTWAMLREVLDGIVEPGLFSRGNHPVRLFIGSGMPTGLWQRVIDAFTPANIVEFFATTDGQAVLANVAGAKVGSKGRPLPGGGEVELAAYDADDDLILEGDRGFVKVAEPNQVGLLLAKPRGPIDPTASVKRSVFAPSDTWISTEYVFRRDADGDYWLLGNRNLLIRTRRGVVFPEPCTEAVSRIPAVDLAATYGVDAPDGTLAVTALALRPGASVTAADLTEAVTGMPVGLAPDIIHVVAELPLTATYRPTVTPLRKAGIPKATRNSWLLDADTGKYKRLTAAARAQLAGTQS, encoded by the coding sequence GTGGATCTGAACTTGTCGGCGGTCACCAGGCCTGTCGAACGTCTGATGGCGACCGCCCAGAACGGCTTTGAGGTATTGCGCTGGGGCGGACTGGAAACCGGTGTGGTGCCCTCGCCGTTCCAGATCGTCGAGAGCAAGCCGATGTACAAGCTGCGGCGCTACTTCCCGCCGGATGCCCGGCCTGGCCAGCCGCCCGCGGGACCACCGGTGCTGATGGTCCACCCGATGATGATGTCGGCCAACATGTGGGACGTCACCCAGGAGGACGGCGCGGTCGGCATCCTGCATGCCGCAGGTATCGATCCGTGGGTGATCGACTTCGGGTCACCCGACGAAGTCGAGGGCGGGATGGAACGCACCCTGACCGACCACATCGTCGCGCTCAACGAGGCGATCGACGCCGTCAAGGAGGCCACCGGCCAGAGCGTGCACCTGGCCGGCTACTCCCAAGGCGGCATGTTCTGCTACCAGACCGCGGCCTACCGGCAGAGCAAGGACATCGCCAGCATCGTGGCGTTCGGCTCACCGGTGGACACCCTGGCTGCGCTGCCCATGGGTATCCCGCCCAACTTGGGTGCGGTGGCCGCCGACTTCATGGCCGATCACGTGTTCAACCGAATCGACATCCCGGGATGGTTGGCGCGCACCGGGTTTCAGATGCTCGATCCGCTCAAGACCGCCAAGGCCCGCATCGATTTCGTGCGCCAGCTCCACGACCGCGAGGCACTGCTGCCCCGAGAACAGCAGCGCCGGTTCCTCGACAGCGAGGGCTGGATCGCGTGGTCGGGTCCGGCGGTGTCCGAACTGCTCAAGCAGTTCATCGCCCACAACCGGATGATGACCGGCGGCTTCGTCATCAACGAGCAGTTGGTGACGCTGTCCGACATCACCTGTCCGGTGCTGGCCTTCGTCGGCGAGGTCGACGACATCGGGCAGCCCGCCTCGGTGCGCGGGATCAAGCGCGCGGCGCCCGGTGCCGATGTGTACGAGGTGATGATCCGGGCCGGCCACTTCGGCCTGGTGGTCGGTTCGAAAGCCGCCACCGCGACCTGGCCGACGGTGGCCGACTGGGTGTTGTGGCTCGCGGGGCGCGACGCTCGACCGGCCGCCATCTCACCCATGCCGGACAGCACTGCCGAACCGGAGGACTCCGGGGTGGCGCTGAGTTCACGGATCATGCACGGCGTCGCCGAGGCTTCCGGCCTGGCGGCATCCCTGGTGCGCGGTGTCGCCGATGCCGTCGTCACCACCAACAAGTCGATGCGCACGCTGGCCGTCGAAACCGCCCGCACCCTGCCGCGACTGGTGCGACTCGGCCAGATCAACGACCACACCCGCATCTCGCTGGGCCGCATCATCGACGAACAGGCCGATGGCGCGCCCAACGGTGAGTTCCTGCTGTTCGACGGGCGGGTGCACACCTACCAGGCGGTCAACCGGCGGATCAACAACGTGGTGCGCGGCCTGATCGCGGTCGGGGTGCGCCAGGGTGTCCGCGTCGGCGTCTTGATGGATACCCGACCGTCGGCGCTCGTCGCGATCGCCGCCCTGTCGCGGCTGGGCGCCGTGGCCGTGCTGATGCCGCCGGACGCCGACCTCGCCGAGGCGGTCCGCCTCGGTGGGGTCACCGAGGTGATCACCGACCCGGGCACCCTCGAGGTCGCCCGCACGCTACCGGTGCAGATCCTGGTGCTCGGCGGTGGCGAGACCCGCGACCTCAACCTGCCGCAGGACAGCGGTGTGATCGACATGGAGAAGATCGACCCCGACGCCGTGTCGCTTCCGGGCTGGTACCGGCCCAACCCGGGGTTCGCCCGCGACCTGGCCTTCGTCGCGTTCAGCACCGTCGGCGGTGGATTGGTACCCAAGCAGATCACCAACTATCGCTGGGCGCTCTCCGCGTTCGGCACCGCGTCGGCGGCCGCGCTGGGCCGCAGCGACACCGTCTATTGCCTGACACCGCTGCATCACCAGTCGGGCCTGCTGGTCAGCCTCGGCGGCGCTGTGGTCGGCGGCGCCCGCATCGCCCTGTCCCGCGGTCTGCAGCCTGACCGGTTCTCCGCCGAGATCCGCCAGTACGGCGTGACGGTGGTGTCCTACACCTGGGCGATGCTGCGGGAGGTCCTCGATGGCATAGTTGAGCCCGGCCTGTTCTCTCGCGGCAACCACCCTGTCCGGTTGTTCATCGGCTCGGGCATGCCGACCGGGCTGTGGCAGCGGGTCATCGACGCGTTCACGCCGGCCAACATCGTCGAGTTCTTCGCCACCACCGATGGGCAGGCGGTGCTGGCCAACGTCGCCGGCGCCAAGGTCGGGAGCAAGGGCCGCCCGCTGCCCGGCGGCGGTGAGGTGGAGCTGGCCGCCTACGACGCCGACGACGACCTGATCCTCGAAGGTGACCGCGGTTTCGTGAAGGTCGCCGAACCCAACCAGGTGGGGTTGCTGCTGGCCAAGCCGCGCGGCCCGATCGATCCCACCGCCTCGGTCAAGCGCAGTGTCTTCGCCCCCAGTGACACCTGGATATCCACCGAGTACGTGTTCCGCCGTGACGCCGACGGCGACTACTGGCTGCTCGGGAATCGCAATCTGCTGATCCGCACCCGCCGCGGTGTGGTGTTCCCCGAGCCGTGCACCGAGGCCGTCAGCCGCATCCCGGCAGTGGATCTGGCGGCGACCTACGGTGTCGACGCGCCGGACGGCACCCTGGCGGTCACCGCGCTCGCGTTGCGGCCCGGAGCCAGTGTGACCGCCGCCGACCTCACCGAGGCGGTGACGGGTATGCCCGTCGGACTGGCCCCCGACATCATCCACGTGGTGGCGGAACTGCCGCTGACCGCGACCTACCGGCCGACGGTGACACCGCTGCGCAAGGCCGGAATCCCCAAGGCGACCCGTAACAGCTGGCTGCTGGACGCCGATACGGGGAAGTACAAGCGGCTCACGGCCGCGGCACGGGCGCAGCTGGCGGGTACCCAGAGCTGA
- a CDS encoding ABC-F family ATP-binding cassette domain-containing protein, with protein MAHLLGAEALHLEYPTQVVFESVTVGVNEGDRVGIVGRNGDGKSSLMGMLTGRITPDSGRVTRRGGVRVAALDQADTLDPATTVGTALVGEQAEHEWAGNARVRDVVDGLVSDIDWQTPAGSLSGGQRRRVQLAALLIGDWDVIALDEPTNHLDVEGITWLAGHLKNRWPRSAGGLLLVTHDRWFLDEVATTTWEVHDGIVEPFDGGYAAYVLQRVERDRIAAASEAKRQNLMRKELAWLRRGAPARTSKPKFRIDAANQLIEDVPPIRNGVELAKLATARLGKDVVDLLDVSVSFGDKPVLRDVEWRIAPGERTGILGANGAGKSTLLGLIAGTLTPDTGRVKRGKTVRLAILDQQSSQLVEIAGDLVRDVVGRLKTDYQVDGKDITPTQLLERLGFRRDQLSSRVGELSGGQRRRLQLMLVLLEEPNVLVLDEPTNDVDIDMLSATEDLLDSWPGTLIVVSHDRYLLERVTDQQYAVIDGHLRHLPGGVDEYLRIAARRRSGEPTGSAPAGPPATTALSGAELRSVEKEIAALDRSLGKLSDRVNAKHVELAEHDQSDHVGLGRLTQELRALEDEVTEKEARWLELSELIE; from the coding sequence GTGGCACACCTGCTAGGGGCCGAAGCCCTTCATCTCGAGTATCCGACTCAGGTGGTCTTCGAGTCCGTGACCGTCGGCGTCAACGAAGGCGACCGGGTCGGAATCGTGGGCCGTAACGGGGACGGAAAGTCCAGTCTGATGGGCATGCTGACCGGCCGGATCACCCCGGATTCCGGTCGGGTAACACGCCGCGGCGGGGTGCGGGTGGCCGCCCTGGACCAGGCCGACACGCTCGACCCGGCGACCACGGTCGGGACCGCACTGGTCGGCGAGCAGGCCGAGCACGAGTGGGCGGGCAACGCCCGGGTGCGTGACGTCGTGGACGGACTGGTCTCCGATATCGACTGGCAGACACCGGCCGGGTCGCTGTCCGGTGGACAGCGCCGCCGGGTCCAGCTGGCCGCCCTGTTGATCGGCGACTGGGATGTGATCGCGCTCGACGAACCGACCAACCACCTCGACGTCGAGGGCATCACCTGGCTGGCCGGGCATCTGAAGAACCGCTGGCCCCGTAGTGCCGGCGGTCTGCTGCTGGTCACCCACGACCGCTGGTTCCTCGACGAGGTCGCCACCACCACCTGGGAGGTGCATGACGGGATCGTCGAGCCCTTCGACGGCGGGTACGCCGCCTACGTCCTGCAGCGGGTCGAACGCGACCGGATCGCGGCAGCCAGCGAGGCCAAGCGTCAGAACCTGATGCGCAAGGAACTCGCGTGGCTGCGGCGCGGCGCACCCGCACGGACCTCCAAGCCGAAGTTCCGCATCGACGCCGCCAACCAGCTGATCGAGGACGTACCGCCGATCCGCAACGGGGTCGAGTTGGCCAAACTGGCGACCGCGCGGCTGGGCAAGGACGTCGTCGACCTCCTCGACGTCTCGGTGTCGTTCGGCGACAAGCCCGTGCTGCGCGACGTGGAGTGGCGTATCGCGCCCGGCGAGCGCACCGGAATCCTCGGCGCCAACGGCGCCGGCAAGTCCACCCTGTTGGGTTTGATCGCGGGGACCCTCACCCCGGACACCGGCCGGGTCAAGCGCGGAAAGACCGTTCGGCTGGCCATCCTCGATCAGCAGTCCAGCCAGCTGGTCGAGATCGCCGGTGACCTGGTGCGCGATGTGGTCGGCCGGCTCAAGACGGACTATCAGGTGGACGGGAAGGACATCACCCCCACACAGTTGTTGGAGCGCTTGGGTTTTCGCCGCGATCAGCTCTCGTCGCGGGTGGGCGAGCTGTCCGGCGGTCAGCGCCGGCGCCTGCAGCTGATGCTGGTGTTGCTCGAGGAACCCAACGTACTGGTCCTCGACGAGCCGACCAACGATGTCGACATCGACATGCTCTCGGCCACCGAAGATCTCCTCGACTCGTGGCCGGGCACCCTGATCGTGGTCTCCCATGACCGCTATCTGCTGGAGCGTGTCACCGATCAGCAATACGCGGTGATCGACGGCCACCTGCGTCACCTGCCCGGCGGGGTGGACGAATACCTGCGGATCGCCGCTCGCCGGCGCAGCGGCGAGCCGACCGGGTCGGCGCCTGCCGGTCCGCCGGCGACCACCGCGCTGTCGGGGGCCGAATTGCGTTCGGTGGAAAAGGAAATCGCCGCCCTGGACCGTTCGTTGGGCAAGTTGTCGGACCGGGTCAACGCCAAGCACGTCGAACTGGCCGAACACGACCAGTCCGACCATGTCGGGCTCGGCCGGCTGACCCAGGAACTGCGCGCACTGGAAGACGAGGTCACCGAGAAGGAGGCCCGCTGGCTGGAGCTGTCCGAGCTGATCGAATAG
- a CDS encoding MFS transporter, translated as MSTTGSSGGYRLFAQRQFRELWSANLLVNFGLVILLLGAAWVMLSLTTNPLLVSMVQTATSLPFLLLVIPAGIMSDRFGHRRLLLGAHTWMLLATAGLAGLTFGGLLGAGSLLAGLFLIGIGLVFQQAAWKPFLHDLLPADQLVAAISFNTLSNKLAQVAGPLLGGVLVGFKGAVVVFGTRMLSHVVMMAAVGRVPRSDRPTTTGSFGEALASFIDGWRLLRASRPLYGALIRLAVFMLPCSGMVALLPLEARENIQTEVIGYGGLLTALAVGTVSAVSSMPWMQERARMATLSSAALVGFSLAVLGISRWDSMLLDASFLLIAGFCWGILTVAHQWAVQTAAPDDSRGLMTSFYTLTLQGSLAVGSVGFGLLATWAGVSTTILVCGLVAASGLLLVPLFPLSDAAGRRP; from the coding sequence GTGAGCACCACCGGGTCGAGCGGGGGATACCGGCTCTTTGCGCAACGCCAGTTCCGCGAATTGTGGTCGGCCAACCTGCTGGTCAACTTCGGCTTGGTCATCCTGCTGCTCGGCGCGGCCTGGGTGATGCTGTCGCTGACCACCAACCCACTGCTGGTGAGCATGGTCCAGACGGCAACCAGCCTGCCGTTCCTGCTGCTCGTGATACCGGCCGGGATCATGTCCGACCGCTTCGGCCACCGGCGGCTGCTGCTGGGTGCACACACCTGGATGCTGCTGGCGACGGCCGGCCTGGCCGGCCTGACGTTCGGGGGACTGCTCGGCGCCGGCTCGTTGCTGGCAGGGCTGTTCCTCATCGGGATCGGACTGGTGTTCCAGCAGGCGGCGTGGAAACCCTTCCTGCACGACCTGCTGCCTGCCGACCAGCTGGTCGCCGCGATCTCCTTCAACACGTTGAGCAACAAGCTCGCTCAGGTCGCCGGTCCGTTGCTGGGCGGTGTTCTGGTCGGTTTCAAGGGTGCGGTGGTGGTGTTCGGTACCCGGATGCTGTCGCATGTCGTGATGATGGCCGCCGTCGGCCGGGTGCCGAGATCCGACCGGCCGACGACGACCGGCTCGTTCGGGGAGGCGCTGGCGTCGTTCATCGACGGGTGGCGGTTGCTCCGTGCGTCGCGACCCTTGTACGGCGCGCTGATCCGGCTGGCCGTCTTCATGCTGCCCTGCTCGGGCATGGTCGCGTTGCTGCCGTTGGAGGCCCGCGAGAACATCCAGACCGAGGTGATCGGCTACGGCGGGCTACTGACCGCGCTCGCTGTGGGGACGGTGTCGGCGGTGTCGTCGATGCCCTGGATGCAGGAACGGGCACGGATGGCCACCTTGAGTTCGGCTGCGCTGGTGGGGTTCTCGCTTGCCGTCCTCGGCATCAGCCGATGGGACAGCATGCTGCTCGACGCGTCCTTTCTGCTGATCGCCGGATTCTGCTGGGGCATCCTGACGGTGGCTCACCAGTGGGCGGTGCAGACGGCTGCACCGGATGACAGTCGCGGCTTGATGACGTCCTTCTACACGCTGACCCTGCAGGGCTCGTTGGCGGTCGGCAGTGTCGGGTTCGGGTTGCTCGCCACCTGGGCCGGCGTCAGCACGACGATCCTGGTCTGCGGTCTGGTCGCCGCATCGGGGCTGCTGCTGGTGCCGCTGTTCCCGTTGTCCGACGCAGCCGGGCGCCGGCCCTGA
- the argH gene encoding argininosuccinate lyase, translating to MSTNEGSLWGGRFADGPSPALAALSKSTHFDWVLAPYDIAASKAHAKVLHRAGLLTDEQRDGLLAGLDSLGADVADGSFAPLVTDEDVHGALERGLIDRVGADLGGRLRAGRSRNDQVATLFRMWLRDAMGRVAAGALEVVSALATQAAAHPTAIMPGKTHLQAAQPVLLAHHLLAHAHPLLRDVDRIVDFDRRTAVSPYGSGALAGSSLGLDPDAIAEELGFAAASDNSIDATASRDFAAEAGFVLAMIGVDLSRLAEDIILWSTTEFGYVTLHDSWSTGSSIMPQKKNPDIAELARGKAGRLIGNLTGLLATLKAQPLAYNRDLQEDKEPVFDSVAQLELVLPAMAGLVATLTFDEERMAALAPAGYTLATDIAEWLVRQGVPFRVAHEAAGAAVRTAEGRGVGLDELTDDELAQISDALTPQVREVLTVDGSVSSRDARGGTAPVQVAKQLAVVRETADRLRLRLR from the coding sequence GTGAGCACCAACGAAGGGTCGTTGTGGGGCGGGCGATTCGCCGATGGGCCGTCGCCCGCACTGGCGGCGCTGAGTAAGTCCACCCACTTCGACTGGGTGCTGGCCCCCTACGACATCGCCGCCTCCAAGGCGCACGCCAAGGTGCTTCACCGCGCCGGTCTGCTGACCGACGAGCAGCGCGACGGTCTGTTGGCGGGCCTGGACAGCCTGGGCGCCGACGTCGCCGACGGCAGTTTCGCCCCGCTGGTCACCGACGAGGATGTGCACGGCGCGCTGGAGCGTGGCCTGATCGACCGGGTCGGCGCTGACCTCGGGGGTCGGCTCCGGGCCGGCCGGTCCCGCAACGATCAGGTGGCCACCCTGTTCCGAATGTGGTTGCGCGACGCCATGGGTCGGGTTGCCGCCGGTGCGCTGGAGGTGGTGTCGGCGCTGGCCACCCAGGCCGCCGCGCACCCCACCGCGATCATGCCCGGCAAGACCCACCTGCAGGCCGCCCAGCCGGTGCTGCTGGCCCACCACCTGCTCGCCCATGCGCACCCGCTGCTGCGCGACGTGGACCGCATCGTCGACTTCGACCGGCGCACCGCGGTGTCGCCCTACGGGTCGGGAGCGCTGGCCGGCTCGTCACTGGGCCTGGATCCCGACGCGATCGCCGAGGAGCTGGGATTCGCTGCGGCGAGCGATAATTCGATCGACGCCACCGCCTCCCGGGACTTCGCCGCCGAGGCCGGCTTCGTGCTCGCCATGATCGGTGTCGACCTTTCCCGGCTGGCCGAGGACATCATCCTCTGGAGCACAACCGAATTCGGCTACGTCACGCTGCACGACTCGTGGTCGACCGGCAGTTCGATCATGCCGCAGAAGAAGAACCCGGACATCGCTGAACTTGCGCGCGGCAAGGCCGGGCGGCTGATCGGTAACCTGACCGGCCTGCTGGCCACCCTCAAGGCGCAGCCGCTGGCTTACAATCGCGACCTGCAGGAGGACAAGGAGCCGGTCTTCGACTCCGTTGCCCAGCTCGAACTGGTGCTACCCGCCATGGCCGGCCTGGTCGCTACCCTGACCTTCGACGAAGAGCGGATGGCCGCGCTGGCCCCGGCCGGCTATACGTTGGCCACCGACATCGCCGAATGGCTTGTTCGCCAAGGTGTTCCGTTCCGGGTGGCGCATGAGGCCGCGGGTGCGGCGGTACGCACCGCCGAGGGCCGCGGGGTGGGTCTCGACGAGCTCACCGACGACGAGCTGGCCCAGATCAGCGACGCGCTGACCCCGCAGGTGCGCGAGGTCCTGACCGTGGACGGATCGGTGTCCTCCCGTGACGCCCGCGGTGGCACAGCGCCGGTGCAGGTGGCCAAGCAGCTCGCCGTTGTGCGCGAGACCGCGGACAGGTTGCGGCTGCGGCTGCGGTGA
- a CDS encoding argininosuccinate synthase — MSERVILAYSGGLDTSVAISWIGKETGKEVVAVAIDLGQGGEDMDVVRQRALDCGAVEAVVVDARDEFAEQYCLPAIQSNALYMDRYPLVSALSRPLIVKHLVEAAREHGGGIVAHGCTGKGNDQVRFEVGFASLAPHLEVLAPVRDYAWTREKAIAFAEENAIPINVTKRSPFSIDQNVWGRAVETGFLEHLWNAPTKDVYDYTEDPTLNWNTPDEVIVGFEQGVPVSIDGNPVTVLEAIVELNRRAGAQGVGRLDVVEDRLVGIKSREIYEAPGAMVLITAHTELEHVTLERELGRFKRGTDRKWGELVYDGLWFSPLKRSLEAFVADTQKHVTGEIRMVLHGGHIAVNGRRSPTSLYDFNLATYDEGDTFDQSSAKGFVHVHGLSSKIAARRDLAGNQP; from the coding sequence ATGTCCGAGCGCGTCATCTTGGCGTATTCCGGCGGTCTGGACACCTCGGTGGCCATCAGCTGGATCGGCAAGGAGACCGGCAAAGAGGTGGTGGCCGTGGCCATCGACCTCGGCCAGGGCGGCGAGGACATGGACGTCGTCCGTCAGCGCGCCCTGGACTGCGGTGCGGTCGAGGCAGTCGTGGTCGATGCCCGCGACGAGTTCGCCGAGCAGTACTGCCTGCCCGCCATCCAGTCCAACGCCCTGTACATGGACCGCTACCCGCTGGTATCGGCGCTGAGCCGCCCGTTGATCGTCAAGCACCTCGTCGAGGCGGCTCGTGAACACGGTGGCGGCATCGTCGCACACGGCTGCACCGGCAAGGGCAATGACCAGGTCCGCTTCGAGGTCGGTTTCGCCTCGCTGGCACCCCATCTGGAGGTGCTCGCCCCGGTCCGCGACTACGCCTGGACCCGGGAGAAGGCCATCGCGTTCGCTGAGGAGAACGCGATCCCGATCAACGTCACCAAGCGCTCGCCGTTCTCGATCGACCAGAACGTGTGGGGCCGCGCGGTGGAGACCGGGTTCCTCGAGCACCTGTGGAATGCGCCGACCAAGGACGTCTACGACTACACCGAGGATCCGACGCTCAACTGGAACACCCCCGATGAGGTGATCGTCGGATTCGAGCAAGGTGTGCCGGTGTCGATCGACGGCAACCCGGTGACCGTGTTGGAGGCCATCGTCGAGCTCAATCGCCGTGCCGGAGCTCAGGGCGTCGGCCGCCTGGACGTGGTGGAGGACCGGCTCGTCGGCATCAAGAGCCGCGAAATCTACGAAGCCCCTGGTGCCATGGTGCTGATCACCGCCCACACCGAACTCGAACACGTCACCCTGGAACGCGAGCTCGGCCGGTTCAAGCGCGGCACCGACCGCAAGTGGGGCGAGCTGGTGTACGACGGCCTGTGGTTCTCGCCGCTCAAGCGCTCGCTCGAGGCCTTCGTCGCCGACACGCAGAAGCACGTCACCGGCGAGATCCGGATGGTGCTGCACGGCGGGCACATCGCCGTCAACGGCCGCCGCAGCCCGACCTCGCTGTACGACTTCAACCTGGCCACCTACGACGAGGGCGACACCTTCGACCAGTCGTCGGCCAAGGGCTTCGTGCACGTGCATGGTCTGTCGTCGAAGATCGCTGCCCGCCGGGACCTGGCCGGCAATCAGCCGTGA
- a CDS encoding arginine repressor, with translation MTTEVSSTRAGRQARIVAILSAQSVHSQSELASLLADEGIEVTQATLSRDLEELGAVKLRGADGGVGVYVVPEDGSPVRGVSGGTERMSRLLGELLVSTDASGNLAVLRTPPGAAHYLASAIDRAALPDVVGTIAGDDTILVVAREPLTGAELATRFENIR, from the coding sequence ATGACCACGGAAGTCAGCTCCACCCGCGCCGGCAGGCAGGCCAGGATCGTCGCGATCCTGTCCGCGCAGTCTGTGCACAGCCAAAGCGAGCTCGCCTCGCTGTTGGCCGACGAGGGGATCGAGGTCACCCAGGCCACCCTGTCGCGTGACCTCGAGGAGCTGGGCGCGGTCAAGTTGCGCGGCGCCGACGGTGGGGTCGGCGTGTATGTCGTGCCCGAGGACGGCAGTCCGGTGCGCGGGGTGTCGGGAGGCACCGAGCGGATGTCGCGACTGCTGGGTGAGCTGTTGGTGTCGACCGATGCCAGCGGTAATCTCGCCGTGCTGCGTACGCCGCCGGGAGCGGCGCACTACCTCGCCAGCGCGATCGACCGGGCAGCGCTGCCCGATGTCGTCGGCACCATTGCCGGCGACGACACCATCCTGGTGGTGGCCCGGGAGCCGTTGACCGGCGCCGAGCTGGCCACCAGGTTCGAGAACATCCGATAG
- the argF gene encoding ornithine carbamoyltransferase, protein MSTLRHFLRDDDLSPAEQAEVLDLAAALKKEPLSRRPLEGPRGVAVIFDKNSTRTRFSFEIGIAQLGGHAVVVDGRATQLGREETLEDTGRVLSRYVDAIVWRTFAQKRLNAMASASTAPVVNALSDEFHPCQVLADLQTLAERKGSLDGLRMTYFGDGANNMAHSLMLGGVTAGVHVTIAAPAGFEPDPRFVAAAQQRGAQTGATVTLTSDATAAAKGADVLVTDTWTSMGQENDGLDRVGPFKPFQVNAELLSHADSEAVVLHCLPAHRGFEITDEVIDGPHSAVWDEAENRLHAQKALLVWLLDKR, encoded by the coding sequence ATGAGCACACTTCGGCATTTCCTGCGCGACGACGACCTGTCACCGGCCGAGCAGGCCGAGGTGCTCGACCTCGCGGCAGCCCTGAAGAAGGAACCGCTGAGCCGGCGACCGCTGGAGGGCCCGCGCGGGGTCGCGGTGATCTTCGACAAGAACTCCACCCGCACCCGGTTCTCCTTCGAGATCGGGATCGCCCAGCTCGGCGGGCACGCGGTGGTGGTGGACGGGCGCGCCACCCAGCTCGGGCGCGAGGAAACCCTGGAGGACACCGGCCGGGTGCTCTCGCGCTACGTCGACGCCATCGTCTGGCGGACCTTCGCACAGAAGAGGTTGAACGCCATGGCGTCGGCGTCCACCGCACCGGTGGTCAACGCGCTGTCCGACGAGTTCCACCCCTGCCAGGTGCTCGCCGACCTGCAGACGCTGGCCGAGCGCAAGGGATCGCTGGACGGGCTGCGGATGACCTACTTCGGCGACGGCGCCAACAACATGGCGCACTCGCTGATGCTGGGCGGAGTCACCGCCGGGGTGCACGTGACCATCGCCGCGCCGGCCGGTTTCGAGCCCGACCCCCGGTTCGTGGCTGCCGCGCAGCAGCGCGGCGCCCAGACCGGTGCCACCGTCACGCTGACCTCCGATGCCACGGCGGCGGCCAAGGGCGCCGATGTGCTGGTCACCGACACCTGGACGTCGATGGGCCAGGAGAACGACGGCCTCGATCGCGTCGGCCCGTTCAAGCCGTTCCAGGTCAACGCCGAGCTGCTGTCCCATGCCGATTCCGAAGCCGTTGTGCTGCATTGCCTTCCGGCGCACCGTGGGTTCGAGATCACCGACGAGGTGATCGACGGGCCGCACAGTGCGGTCTGGGACGAGGCCGAGAACCGGTTGCATGCCCAAAAAGCACTACTGGTCTGGTTGCTGGACAAGCGATGA